The following is a genomic window from Labeo rohita strain BAU-BD-2019 chromosome 15, IGBB_LRoh.1.0, whole genome shotgun sequence.
GTTCGCGGGGATTCCTATTTGAATGATATTTGCCCGCGAAATTTCGTTGAGCAACGTTAAATGCGACAGCGCCTTAACAGAGAACCGTTTGAGTACGATTTGTGTAGCTTTTCACCAATACTTTTTACATGAAAcatcatattaataaaatacccTTTATAAATGACTGATTTGTCATCGGTTTATGTGGACATCAGCAGTACTGATTCGATTAACAAGAAAGCCTTCGTTTCCAAGAACAGTCAAGTATCTTCAGTATCTAGTTTTTGTTTAACATCATGCAGGTTGTGTTCTAAACTAGGTACATCAGATACTGCTCATCACAGGTTTGCGTGGTACAAAAATCCGATGGTAAAGTGAGTACTAAGGTCAATGCATTGCGATGCTACACACATTAAAAGCACACAGACGACAGCAAAAAGAGATTGTCAGTTAGTTGTCAAACGACACGGTTTTACCGTGATAGATGCATAGGTGAAGTGGAAAACAAAGAGGTGGTATAAAATTCGCAGTTTCCATAGTAAAGCTATTGATCCATAAGAACagaggtctttttttttcaaagaccCAATAATATATGATACAGCGAGAGGATGACAACACCCAGCAGCCATTTTGAGAACATCATCCAATAAATCGCGTTTGCCGATACACATAAGTGTTTCACCTAGCTTTCATTAGTGAATTTTAagtcaataaaatgtcaaataagtGCACGTCTCATTTGCTAAgataaaactgtattatttttcaatGAGGTCCAGAAGTCTAAGAccagattttatttaaatcaaaaataaacagaatgatTTTAATAAAGGACGGTATGCAATCGTATGCAAATTTGTGACATTGAccagttttttaattaaactttgcACAAAACTAGCAATGCCATGGTTTGATTCCTAAGGAAATGatgatgtaataaaatgtataccttAAATGCAATTGTTGTTTAGAATAAAtatgtctgccaaatgcataaatgtgaatgtaattaacaataatgttagattaaattataaaacaatacaaaatagaTACATTTTTACTAGTGGTCTCACTTTTGGACCCCACTATATACTATCCCCACAACCTCTGAATATCATTGTATTAGCAACTAAATATCAAACCAAATGGCAGCTGTGGGTTTTTCCCAGAACTATTTTTGCCACAATGTTAAACCAACTAATGTTTTGGTGATTTTCAGTATATGTATGAAGTCAGTTCTTCTCAAGCTTACACAGGTGTCCGAGTAGAAGAACCTCAGGTGGCTGTGCAAGAATATGAGGCCCATGAAGAGCAGCACAAGAATGGACAGACAGGAGAAGATGGCACACACGTATCCGATTGCGGTGGATGCCGCAGGGCAGGTTCTGTATCCGATAGTCTGGTACGTGCGGTATAGAGGGCATCTGATGCGCCATGGCTTCTCCTTGTATAATTGCAACATACGCAAACACTCCTTGCAGAAGGTGTGCAGGCACTCCAAGATTTTGGGCTGAAATAGTTGAAAGCAGTAGAATTTGCACTTATAGGCTACTCCTTGTAGGGAAATGCTGGCCCAATTATTAAGTGATCTAATAATGACTCATGAGATAAGTACTAGATCTTCTTTAGTTATTGAAATTGCTATTCAAGGAGTTGCTTGTATATTTTCTAGTTTCCCTAGTACTAAATGAATAGACTTTAGTGTGAATTCcaattaacattagttaatatgaGTTAGTACAATGAAAAAAGTACTCatcttaattaataataatttcaacatatactaatacaatattaaaattaaaagttgtttcTAATGTTGTTGCCGGCCTGGAGCTAAGgagaactaacaatgaaaagttgtatttttttattaactagctTTAGTAAATGCTGTGACAAATGCATtgttcattattagttaatgcataaactaatgttaacaaatggtcaataaataatcattacacaaacataaGCATATTCAACTAGTGAGATTAAACATGTTACTAACCTAatcatactgtaaaaaatgatttttgtaaataaaacttcATAGAAAAGTAGGttaggttttgcaaaaaaaataaataaaatgctttaaaattgtcaaatttaattatgttacttaATGTTCTTTACAATTACTTAAGAACTTTACAAGtaatttctaagtgaaaattCTTTCAAAGTAGCCTAATTTTTTTCCCAGTATACTGGGATCGATACTAATAGGCATATCTAGCCTACCTAGTACATAAATGCTAGTGTAACTCTATAAAAGATACTGATAGTACTAGTAAACTAATTGGtattaagaaattaatgctGAACGGGTTTTTCATACGATTCTGATCTTCTATCACGCGTTTCTCCGGCTCGCATTAGTGGTGGCCGAGCGGCCCGTTTCATGTTCCGGTCGGTCTTTGAGCCAGTAGAGGAGCCACGTTACCATCGCCGACACCATGGCGAGGATGCTCGCCACCGACAGGCAGAGGGGTCCCGCGGGCGAGGGCGGCCCGCCGTGGCTGTGTACGAAAATAAGGCCCATGAAGAGCAGCACTAGCATGGACAGTAAAGAGAAGATAACGCACACGCATCCGGTGGTCAGCGCCAGCCGCCTACAGTTGTGGCAGCTTTCGTAGCGCGAAACCGAGTCCTGCGACAGCGTGGTCGCAGTGGACACCGTCGTGGTGGACGGCGTTGCGTGACCAGCCATGGACGCACCGGACGCGTCCTCCTCCCGTCTGAGCGCAACAAGCGCCGGGTGCAGCGGAGGCCGGTGGGGCGGCAGAGCATCTTGAGGCACAGGGTCCGAATCGATGTACAAAGGGAAGTCCTCCGTGACCTTGGTGTTGTTGGGCAGGTTCTGGATCCGATAGTCCGGTACGGGCGTGCGGTGGCGGCACACGGGGCAGCTGATGCGCCACGGCCGCTCCTCGCACAGCTGCAACGAATGCAGACACTCCTCGCAAAACGTGTGCAGACACTCCAAAATCTTGGGCGCCCGACGGTCGAGGTCGAAAAAGTTGTAGCAGATTTTGCACTCGTATTCCTCATAGGGAAACGCCTTGGGTGCCGGGAGACCGGGCGGCTCCGGCCCGTTAGCTGATGCATCCGCCGCTGCCATGGCATATCGCGCTGCCTCACATCCTCGGCACAACGCGAGCAgccttttcttctttttatccTGTCAGCGGACGCCGTTAAACCCGgacatttttgtgttaaaacGCTTATTTTAGTCTCCGTGCACGTTCAGTAAATAATTAACCTTATCGTTCCGGTTCGGGCTGGAGGTGATGTAATGCCGCCTGAAGGGCGACTTTAATCGCTCTCATCCAGAACCGATGGGCGGTTGCGACCGCGTCGAGCCCGGAAAGATGCGCGGCGCGGGAATCACACCTCAATCAAAGCATCAGACACGCGTCCGGGTCAAACAGCACGAGCCTTTCGGCTAAAGGATGCTGTTTACGTCAGTATTTAACTCCTTTTTTGCTGTCCAAGCCTCTCTGCTTTTCCTTCCATGTATCATCCCCGACTCCACGGAAATGAAAGCTGGCTATTTCACCGTGTTCATTCCCCATTGTGAGTCATCTCTACCTGTTTGACATTTCAACTGGCTCACGTTGTTGTCATGGAAACTAATAATCGAGAATCATAAGGCTTGCCTACTATTTTAGGTTCATTCACAGACTTCTCAGCCGTTCTCTATtcaatttaacatgtttttaatgtgacaactagccccggcgCCCTTTTTGCGTTGTTATATTGgataaaacataaaactcaatataagaaaatgtaaatgacatttttgtcacTTAACTGTTCCAATTATGCTACTAacttataacaaaaaatgtttgtttttttttattttcactaatcaaacaaaacatttaaattagtaatctaactatccacctttttcttcccctAAGAGCGgaccatttgtaaatttgatgggtctggcttccggtctcatccgtgtccagctacagctaaagtcaaaagtttacatacaagtGGCAAAATCTGCAGaatattaattagttaattattttacccaaataagaaggatcatacaaaatgcatgttactttttatttagtactgacctgaataagatatttcacataacaagagaaaataatagttcagcttataaaaattaccctgttcaaaagtttacatacacttgattattaAAGTGTATGTTacctgctttttgttttgttttgtttagtgatataGTTGTCCATGAGTCCCTGGTTGTCCTGAAAGGTTGAACTGCCTGCTGTGTTCTTCAAAAAAGTCCTTCAGTTGCCACCGATTCTTTggattttcaacatttttgtctatttgaaccctttccaacaatgactgtatgattttggattcatcttttcacactgaggacaactgagggactgttacaactgatatacaactgttacagaacgtttaaacgctcactgatgcttcagaagaaaaaaaaacaatgcattaagagccggtggtgtacacttttgaacagaatgaggatgtgtacatttttcagattttgcataaatatcactttttttttattttatttttttatttacatttttcccagaagacaaaataagttaaatttactctgatcctcaaattaaaaaagttttcacaccctggctcattttcaaattcaactattattttatcttgaggactttatgtaaacatctttttttgtgaaatatcttattcaggtaagtgctaaataaaacagcatgcattttgtgtgattcctcatattttggtaaaattattaacaattagcagattctgcaaggcgtatgtaaacttttttatttttagctgtacaaaacagcttgttttgcttcCTCGaaattgcaaactggtgtgtcttatctatattattttaatgtattatcttaattataagcacactgtttgtagtgcaaactgttttaccgtttactgcacattgttattcttctaatTATTCCtctatagcggataatgaaGTGCATTTTTGGTGGGAATACAACCCAAACACCAGCGCCCAGttcaaaagaaatatatttggCCTTCAGGTTATCAGGAttgttttgaaattttgaaaatagtttgttcaaatggaaaaaattataaatcagATGATGATGAAAGCAGAGTAGATTACATAATCCAGTCTTTTAGAGTTTTAGCAAGGGTGTTGGTAAATTCTGTGATGTTTTATGATTTAGTTAATTTGTCTCACTCTTAAACTCTATATGTCATtagataaaattacattaaaagtgttatcatatatgatatatataatatatcatatatatataatctatgaaattaaaatgaacacaaagtTTAC
Proteins encoded in this region:
- the LOC127177049 gene encoding E3 ubiquitin-protein ligase RNF186, with protein sequence MAAADASANGPEPPGLPAPKAFPYEEYECKICYNFFDLDRRAPKILECLHTFCEECLHSLQLCEERPWRISCPVCRHRTPVPDYRIQNLPNNTKVTEDFPLYIDSDPVPQDALPPHRPPLHPALVALRREEDASGASMAGHATPSTTTVSTATTLSQDSVSRYESCHNCRRLALTTGCVCVIFSLLSMLVLLFMGLIFVHSHGGPPSPAGPLCLSVASILAMVSAMVTWLLYWLKDRPEHETGRSATTNASRRNA